One Macadamia integrifolia cultivar HAES 741 unplaced genomic scaffold, SCU_Mint_v3 scaffold3441, whole genome shotgun sequence DNA window includes the following coding sequences:
- the LOC122068140 gene encoding protein ALP1-like: MDPSFLLMLSNLLHLHNHLDPTSSLLSDSYAPSSSTTTSPSATLSSSSVAPLLFFTIASVLSYAASLSSSSSSSPSSSSNNNNQNNDDSIDHSVSAFRALTSQHIWKMDAPVRDAQWRSSYGLSYPVFNTVVDKLKPHILQSNLSLPADYAVAMVLSRLAHGYSAKTLAARYSLEPYLVSKITNMITRLLATKLYPEFIKIPVSRRRLHETTQAFEELTSLPNMCGAIDGSPIKLLRLPPDQELHGHPSAYRCRQGYPAVLLQVVADHKKIFWDVCVKAPGGTDDAAHFRESLLYNRLTSADIVWDKVINVRGHHIRPYIVGDWCYPLLSFLLTPFSWNGTGTPAQNSFDAALMRGRSVVLDAIGLLKGRWRILQNLNVGLNHAPQTIVACCVLHNLCQIAREPEPPMWKDPEESGPPARALEGEKSFYCFGESLRQALAEDLRQRLSSR; this comes from the coding sequence ATGGATCCATCGTTCCTGCTGATGCTATCAAACCTTCTCCACCTCCACAACCATCTGGATCCCACCTCATCCCTCCTGTCGGACTCCTACGCCCCAAGCAGCAGCACCACCACGTCCCCATCTGCAACTCTCTCATCTTCCTCCGTTgcccctctcctcttcttcaccATCGCTTCCGTCCTCTCCTACGCCGCATCCCTCAGctcctcctcctcatcttccccctcttcctcctccaacaacaacaaccaaaacaATGACGACTCCATCGACCACAGTGTCTCCGCCTTTCGCGCCCTCACCAGCCAGCACATATGGAAAATGGACGCACCCGTGCGCGACGCCCAGTGGCGCTCCTCCTACGGCCTCTCCTACCCAGTCTTCAACACTGTCGTTGACAAGCTTAAGCCCCACATCCTTCAATCCAATCTATCCCTCCCTGCCGACTACGCCGTCGCCATGGTCCTTTCCCGCCTTGCCCACGGCTACTCCGCCAAAACCCTAGCAGCCCGCTACTCCCTCGAGCCCTACCTCGTCTCCAAGATCACCAACATGATCACCCGTCTCCTCGCTACCAAACTCTACCCTGAGTTCATCAAGATTCCCGTCAGCCGCCGCCGCCTCCACGAAACCACCCAGGCCTTTGAGGAACTCACCTCCCTCCCCAACATGTGCGGTGCCATCGACGGCAGCCCCATCAAGCTTCTCCGCCTCCCACCTGATCAGGAGCTCCATGGCCACCCTTCCGCCTACCGGTGTCGCCAGGGCTACCCTGCCGTGCTTCTCCAGGTCGTCGCAGACCATAAAAAGATCTTCTGGGACGTCTGCGTCAAGGCCCCTGGTGGCACCGACGATGCCGCGCATTTCAGGGAAAGCCTCTTGTATAACAGGCTTACTTCTGCGGATATCGTTTGGGATAAGGTCATCAATGTCCGTGGCCACCACATAAGACCTTACATTGTTGGGGACTGGTGCTATCCCCTACTATCCTTCCTGCTCACGCCCTTCTCTTGGAATGGTACCGGCACGCCGGCTCAGAACTCATTCGATGCTGCCCTTATGAGGGGAAGGTCCGTGGTGTTGGACGCTATTGGGCTGCTCAAGGGCAGGTGGCGTATTCTGCAGAATTTGAATGTAGGACTTAACCACGCTCCTCAGACCATTGTTGCTTGCTGTGTTTTGCATAATTTGTGTCAGATTGCGAGGGAGCCCGAGCCGCCAATGTGGAAAGACCCGGAGGAGAGTGGGCCTCCCGCTAGGGCTCTTGAGGGTGAGAAATCCTTTTACTGTTTTGGAGAAAGCTTGAGACAAGCATTGGCAGAGGACCTAAGGCAACGGCTTTCATCGAGGTAA